CTTCACCGGCGAGGATAAAGAATGGAACAGCCATTATTGGGAACGAATCCATAGCTGTAACTAGTTCCTTCATTAGAAAATTTAACGGAAGGGCCCCTGTGTACACGATTGTTGCAAGTGTGGACAGTCCGAGCGCAATCCCAATTGGTACACTTAAGAGTAAAAAGAGGGCAAAGCTTCCGAATAATATTCCTGCTGTCATGACTCATCCCCACCTTTCACGTCTTGCATTTCTTCACGATCATTTTTTAAATTCATCTCATCTTTACCAATCAACATCCTGATTTGCTTATAGATGTTTTGGATAAGTCGAATAGCTGTCAAACCTAAACCAATTGGAGCCGCTAGATAAACAAGACCCATAGGGATATGTAAAGCTGGAGATTGCTGACCAAATGATAGAAGTTGTAAAGAAATTGCTGTTCCATATCGAACAACGAGAATGGCAAATGTTAAGAATAGTAAATTTGAAATAATGGATAATACGAGTTTCCCTCTGTCTTTTAATAGAAGTAACATCACATCAACTTTTAAGTGGCGTTGTTTTTTTACACCATAACTAATTCCAACGTAGACGAGCCAAATAAAGCAATAGCGACCTAGTTCTTCAGACCATGACAGGGAATTTCCAGACAATCTCATGACAACCTGTAGGAAAATAACAGAAACCATGACTGAAGAGAACAGTACTAATAGGGCTTCTTCTATTCGTTGGTCAATTGTTTTTAGTAATCTCATCGTTTCACCTCAGATCATGCTTATCTAGCAGTAGTTTATAGTTTGATAGATTAAAAAGGGAATGAGGTAGAGCATAAAACTCTACCTTATCCTCCTAATTCTGAATGTATTTATTCAGTTTCCTTCTTCGCTTTTTCAACTTCTTTATAAATATTTTCTACAACATCTTCACCGATTTTGCTCTTATATTTATCTACAACTGGTTGAACAGCTTCTTTCATTTCTTCACGGTTCTCTTCACTAATTTCAGTGTACGTCATGCCTTCTTCTTGAAGTTTCTTCAAGTATTTCTCATTCGCTTCACGGTTTAACTTTTTCTCATACTTACCAGCTTCAACTGCTGCTTCTTCTACAATCTTCTTGTTCTCATCAGATAGTTTGTCATAGAAGCTCTTGCTCATTAAGAAAACGAACGGGCTATAAACATGGTGTGTATTAGAAACGTGCTTCTGTACTTCATAGAATTTTTGTAGATAGATTGTTGCATATGGATTTTCTTGACCATCTACTGTACCTTGCTGCATTGCTGTGAATAGCTCAGTGAAGGCCATTGGTGTTGGGTTTGCTCCAAGTGCATTAAATGCGTCTAAGTGTAAGTCGTTCTCCATCGTACGTAGCTTAAGACCTTCGAAATCTTCTACTGATTTGATTGCACGCTTAGAGTTTGTTACATCACGGAAACCATTTTCCCAATAAGCAAGTCCTACAAGGTTTTGGCTTTCTAGCTTTTTAAGTAGACCTTGACCTGTTTCACTAGCTAGCACCTTATCTGCTACTTCCGTGTTAGGGAATAGGAAAGGAATATCAAAAACACTAAATGCTGGAACAAAGTTTGCTAGTGGTGCTGTAGATGGGATTGTTACTTCTTGAGATCCTGTTTGAAGGTTCTCTGTCATCGTACGGTCATCGCCTAGCTGACCACTATGATATGTTTCTACTTTAATCTGACCGTCTGTTTTCTTTTCAACAATTTCCTTGAACTTAAGTAGACCTTTGTACTGTGGGTGTTTGTCGTTAAGACCAATTCCTGCTTTAATAGTTTTTGTTTCTTTTGAGCCTGAATCTGAACCTGAAGCGCTTCCATCGTCTCCTGAAGAAGAAGAACCTCCCTCACTGCCGCATGCTGCTAGTACTAGCACCATAAGTGCTGTTAGTGCAACTGTGAAAAGTTTTTTCATAACCAATCTCTCCCTTTGTTTAAGTTTAATAATATTTATTTCTTAACGACCGCATGGCCGCCGAACTCGTTACGTAGTGCTGCTACAACTTTTCCTGTGAAGGTATCGTCTGCTTGGGAACGATAGCGCATCATTAAGGACATCGTAATAACAGGTGCTGCTAATTCAAAATCAAGTGCAGACTCAACGGTCCATTTACCTTCACCGGAAGAGTTCATTACTCCGCGAATGTCATCTAATTTCGCGTCTTTACTAAATGCACTTTCTGTTAACTCCATTAACCAAGAACGGATAACCGAACCATTGTTCCAAACGTTTGCAACTTGCTCGTAATTGTAGTCGAATGGACTCTTTTCTAAAATATCGAATCCTTCGCCAATCGCTTGCATCATACCGTACTCAATGCCATTGTGAACCATCTTCAGGAAGTGTCCGCTTCCGGCACGCCCGGCAAAGTGGTAACCGCTTTCAATTGCAGTATTAGCAAAAATCGGTTCAATCTTTCTGAATTCTGTTTCGTCGCCACCAATCATGTAGCAAGCTCCATTTCGAGCTCCTTCGGTTCCACCGCTCGTTCCTACATCAAAGTAGAAAAGACCTAGTCCTTGTAACTCTTCTGCACGTCGAAGCGTGTCTTTATAATTAGAGTTTCCACCGTCGATAATGCGATCCCCTTCATCTAACAGAGGTTTTAACTCTGATAAAACCTGTTCTGTAACATCTCCTGCTGGGACCATCATCCAAATTGTGCGTGGTGATTCTAGGTTGTCTACTAGACTACGAATAGAATCAGCTGGAGAAGCACCATCTTGTGCAACGTTTTGTACTTGTTGGTCGTTGACGTCTGTTGCAACTACTTCATGACCATTGTCCAACAGGTTCAAGGCTAGATTGTAACCCATCTTCCCTAGACCAATAAGACCTAGCTTCATATAAAGGCTCCTC
This genomic stretch from Pontibacillus yanchengensis harbors:
- a CDS encoding TRAP transporter small permease, whose translation is MRLLKTIDQRIEEALLVLFSSVMVSVIFLQVVMRLSGNSLSWSEELGRYCFIWLVYVGISYGVKKQRHLKVDVMLLLLKDRGKLVLSIISNLLFLTFAILVVRYGTAISLQLLSFGQQSPALHIPMGLVYLAAPIGLGLTAIRLIQNIYKQIRMLIGKDEMNLKNDREEMQDVKGGDES
- a CDS encoding TRAP transporter substrate-binding protein, with product MKKLFTVALTALMVLVLAACGSEGGSSSSGDDGSASGSDSGSKETKTIKAGIGLNDKHPQYKGLLKFKEIVEKKTDGQIKVETYHSGQLGDDRTMTENLQTGSQEVTIPSTAPLANFVPAFSVFDIPFLFPNTEVADKVLASETGQGLLKKLESQNLVGLAYWENGFRDVTNSKRAIKSVEDFEGLKLRTMENDLHLDAFNALGANPTPMAFTELFTAMQQGTVDGQENPYATIYLQKFYEVQKHVSNTHHVYSPFVFLMSKSFYDKLSDENKKIVEEAAVEAGKYEKKLNREANEKYLKKLQEEGMTYTEISEENREEMKEAVQPVVDKYKSKIGEDVVENIYKEVEKAKKETE
- the gnd gene encoding phosphogluconate dehydrogenase (NAD(+)-dependent, decarboxylating) encodes the protein MKLGLIGLGKMGYNLALNLLDNGHEVVATDVNDQQVQNVAQDGASPADSIRSLVDNLESPRTIWMMVPAGDVTEQVLSELKPLLDEGDRIIDGGNSNYKDTLRRAEELQGLGLFYFDVGTSGGTEGARNGACYMIGGDETEFRKIEPIFANTAIESGYHFAGRAGSGHFLKMVHNGIEYGMMQAIGEGFDILEKSPFDYNYEQVANVWNNGSVIRSWLMELTESAFSKDAKLDDIRGVMNSSGEGKWTVESALDFELAAPVITMSLMMRYRSQADDTFTGKVVAALRNEFGGHAVVKK